In the Bacillus sp. HSf4 genome, TCCCGCGGATAAATGTTTTCTCCGCCTCTGATCACCATGTCCTTGAGTCTCCCGGTAATCCGGCAGTAGCCGTCTTCGTCCATGACGGCCAAATCGCCTGTATGCAGAAAACCGTCTACATCAATGACCGCCTTTGTTGCCTCCGGATTTTGATAATAGCCTTTCATGACATGATAGCCGCGTGTGCAAAGCTCGCCTTGTCTGCCTCTTTCCACTTCCCGGTTTGTACCGGGCTCGGTGATTTTCACTTCAATATTCGGAAGGGCGCGTCCGACGGTTTCAACCCTTCTTCTCAAGGAATCATTGACCCTTGTCTGGGTGATCACCGGTGAAGCCTCGGTCTGTCCGTAGGCGATCGTAATTTCTGTGATTCCCATTTTTTCAATAACCGCTTTCATCACCTCAATCGGACAGTTTGATCCAGCCATGATGCCCGTTCTTAAAGAAGACAGGTTGTAGGATTGGAAATGTTCATCATTCAATTCAGCGATAAACATGGTGGGCACTCCGTGAAGTGCGGTGCATTTTTCTTGTTCAACAGCCTGAAGGACCTTGGCCGGGCTGAATTCCTGGATCGGAACCATTGTCGCGCCGGCGGTGACGCACGCCAGGTTTCCTAGTACACATCCAAAGCAGTGAAAAAATGGTACGGGAATACACATGCGGTCTTCGGCCGTTAAATTCATACATTCGGCAATATTGGCTGCATTGTTGATGAGGTTGTAGTGCGTGAGCATGACGCCTTTTGGGAATCCTGTTGTGCCTGATGTATACTGCATATTGATCACATCATGTTCATCCAGGCTCTCCATTCTTTCATCAAGTTCTTTTTCACTCACAGAGCCGGCCTGAGCCAAAAGATCCTCCCAGGTGAACATGCCGGGGTGCCGGCTTGTTCCAAGTACAATGATATTTTTTAAGAAAGGCAGTCTGTCAGAAGTCAAACTGCCGGGTTCGGCATCTTTTAATTCAGGGAGCAAGTCATATAAGATATCAATATAGGAAGTGCCCTTGTAAGACTCCATTAAAATGAGAGTCGATGAATCCGATTGCGCCAAAGCAAATTCGAGCTCTGAAGACTGGTAGTTTGTATTGATTGTGACGAGCACGGCGCCGGTTTTTGCGGCTGCAAACTGCGCTGTAAGCCATTCCGGTGTATTGGAAGCCCAGATGGCTACGTGTTCCCCCTTTTGAATACCGAGTTTTATCAATCCTTTTGCCGCTTTTCTGCATAGCTGATCAAATTGCCGATACGAATAACGGAGGCCGCGGTCGCAATAGATGACGGCTTCGTGATCAGGCGCGCTTTTTGCCGTTTGCTCCAACAGTTTTCCAATCGTCACATGGACTGGCTCTGCCAATCGTTGGTCTCCCCTTTCTTGGTAAGCGTTTTCATTTTAGCGCCTGTTTTCCCATGCCAAGCTGTCTGGCGATGACGAGCCGCTGAATCTCTGACGTACCTTCACCGATTTCCATCAGCTTCGCATCGCGGAGCATCCGTTCAACTCCATACTCTCTCATATACCCGTATCCTCCGTGAATTTGAATCGCCTGGTTGCATGATCTGACGGCCATTTCCGAAGCAAACAGCTTGGCGAATGCGGCTTCCTTTGTAAACGGCCGGGCTTGATCTTTCAGCCAGGCAGCTTTCAAGACCATATTGCGGGCCAGTTCAATTTCCAGCGCCATATCAGCCAGTTTGAATTGAGTCACTTGAAAAGATGAAAGCGGCCGGCCAAATTGCCTCCGCTCGTTGGCATAGGCCAATGAAGCGTCAAAGGCGCCTTGAGCAATTCCAACGGCTAGCGCAGCAATCGAAATCCGGCCGCCGTCTAATGTGTTGAGAAATTGTTTGAACCCTTTTTCAGGGCTGCCCAAAAGGTTTGTTTTCGGTACGCGGACGTTGTCCAATATCACCTGTGATGTATTGGAGCCGCGGACACCCATTTTGTCATACTCGCTTTTAATGGTGAGCCCTTCTGCATCGGTCGGAACAATGATCGCCGATATAATATTTTTTCCGCTGCTGTCTTTTCCGGTGACAGCGGTGACAATGATGGTGCGGGCGTAGCCGGCATTTGTAATCCAGCATTTTTCCCCGTTGATGACATAAAAATCCCCGTCCGTCAGGGCCTTTGTTTGAGTTCCTCCTGCGTCAGAACCCGCATTGGGTTCAGTTAATCCGAATGCGCCAAGCGCTTCCCCTGTCGCGAGGGGAACAAGATGTTCCTTTTTTTGTTCTTCTGTGCCGAAATAATAAATCGGGGAGGCGCCGAGCGATACGGCAGCGGCGTAGCTCAGTCCCGTGCTGCCACAGGCTCTGCCGACTTCTTCAACAGCAAGCGCATAAGAAATCGTATCACCGCCCGAGCCGCCGTAGTTTTCAGGAAAGGGAATGCCTAAAAGCCCAAGCTTCCCCATTTTTTTGAATGTGTCAATTGGAAATTCGCCCGTTTTGTCAACATGTTCTGCGTACGGAGCAATCTCGTGCTTTGCAAAGTCCCTGGCAAGTTCGCGTATCATCTGCTGTTCTCTTGTCAGTTCAAAATCCACTGGATGACCCCCTTTTTTGTGGTGATATGGATCGTCAATGTTGAAGCAGAAAAACTTTCTAACATTATATTAAAAAAATCCGCCCTTCATGCTATGAGGATGGATGGCGTTTGAAGTATGAAAAAAACCTGCCGATTCCGGCAGGTTTCAGCGTGACGACAAACCCTCGCATTCATTGTCAGGCCTGCTAAATCAGTGCTCACGAATCCATCGGTTAAGTCCATGGACGTGCTGTCCAAACACCGACATCATCACATTCTGTGAAAAGTCGCTCCGATGCTCTGCTTTCCTAGACTGCAAGGGTTAGGTTGAAAAAATCCTAAAACTTTAAACCGTTTTAGGATTTTTTCAGTCGTTTTATATTCTGATGTGGCCGTCGCCTTTCATGATAAATTTGCAAGTGGTCAGTTCTTTCAGTCCCATCGGTCCGCGCGCATGAAGCTTTTGCGTAGAAATGCCGATTTCCGCTCCGAAGCCGAGCGCCCCTCCGTCTGTAAATCTGGTGGAGGCGTTATGGTAAAGGGCCGCTGCGTCAACAGTGTTGAGAAAGGCTTCGGCCGTTTCCGGATTCTCCGTAACAATTGCTTCCGAGTGCTTCGTTCCGTATGTTTCGATATGGTCGCAGGCTTCTTCAACACTGCTAACGACTTTAACAGCGATGTCAAGACTTAAATATTCATTCCGCCAGTCGGATTCATCCGCTGGTTTCGCACCGGGAATGTGCCGGAGCGCCTTTTCGTCTCCATGGACTTGAATGTCATGGGCATCTAACGCGGTCTTGAGCGCCTCGCTGTTTTCTTGAAGCCATTGTTCGTGGACAAGCAATGTCTCAAGCGCGTTGCAGACAGCAGGGCGATCCGTTTTTGCATTGATCATGATGCGGAGCGCTTTTTTCGTATCGGCGTCCTTGTCGATATACAGATGGCAGTTGCCGACACCGGTTTCCAATACAGGGACGGTCGCATTTTCTACGACCTCTTGAATAAGAGCGCCCCCTCCCCGAGGAATTAATACATCGATATGTTCTTTCATCTTAAACAGCTCTTTTGTGGCGCTGCGGTCTGTGCTCTCGATAAATTGAACGGCATCCTGCGGAATGGCTGTGTCCGCCAATGCGTCGTGCATGCAAGAGACGATCGCTTTATTGGAGTGTATCGCCGATGATCCGCCTTTTAAAACAACGGCATTTCCGGATTTAAGAGCAAGTCCGGCTGCATCGACTGTCACATTCGGCCTCGCTTCATAAATCATGCCGATGACGCCGAGCGGAACGCGGACTTTCTCTGC is a window encoding:
- a CDS encoding glutamate-5-semialdehyde dehydrogenase produces the protein MTATRESIPARIEEKAIKAKKAAKQLRLTTEKEKNEALFTLAEHLVTNMQYILDENEKDIEAGRSKGYEAAYIDRLSLNEDRVLDFAKGLKDVARLEDPVGETLSSWTLDNGLKAEKVRVPLGVIGMIYEARPNVTVDAAGLALKSGNAVVLKGGSSAIHSNKAIVSCMHDALADTAIPQDAVQFIESTDRSATKELFKMKEHIDVLIPRGGGALIQEVVENATVPVLETGVGNCHLYIDKDADTKKALRIMINAKTDRPAVCNALETLLVHEQWLQENSEALKTALDAHDIQVHGDEKALRHIPGAKPADESDWRNEYLSLDIAVKVVSSVEEACDHIETYGTKHSEAIVTENPETAEAFLNTVDAAALYHNASTRFTDGGALGFGAEIGISTQKLHARGPMGLKELTTCKFIMKGDGHIRI
- a CDS encoding AMP-binding protein, with protein sequence MAEPVHVTIGKLLEQTAKSAPDHEAVIYCDRGLRYSYRQFDQLCRKAAKGLIKLGIQKGEHVAIWASNTPEWLTAQFAAAKTGAVLVTINTNYQSSELEFALAQSDSSTLILMESYKGTSYIDILYDLLPELKDAEPGSLTSDRLPFLKNIIVLGTSRHPGMFTWEDLLAQAGSVSEKELDERMESLDEHDVINMQYTSGTTGFPKGVMLTHYNLINNAANIAECMNLTAEDRMCIPVPFFHCFGCVLGNLACVTAGATMVPIQEFSPAKVLQAVEQEKCTALHGVPTMFIAELNDEHFQSYNLSSLRTGIMAGSNCPIEVMKAVIEKMGITEITIAYGQTEASPVITQTRVNDSLRRRVETVGRALPNIEVKITEPGTNREVERGRQGELCTRGYHVMKGYYQNPEATKAVIDVDGFLHTGDLAVMDEDGYCRITGRLKDMVIRGGENIYPREIEEFLYQHPGILDVQVVGVPSETYGEEVSAWVKLKSGESLTADELKAYCQGKIARYKIPRYIAFVDDFPMTASGKVQKFKLREMASEYFKL
- a CDS encoding acyl-CoA dehydrogenase family protein translates to MDFELTREQQMIRELARDFAKHEIAPYAEHVDKTGEFPIDTFKKMGKLGLLGIPFPENYGGSGGDTISYALAVEEVGRACGSTGLSYAAAVSLGASPIYYFGTEEQKKEHLVPLATGEALGAFGLTEPNAGSDAGGTQTKALTDGDFYVINGEKCWITNAGYARTIIVTAVTGKDSSGKNIISAIIVPTDAEGLTIKSEYDKMGVRGSNTSQVILDNVRVPKTNLLGSPEKGFKQFLNTLDGGRISIAALAVGIAQGAFDASLAYANERRQFGRPLSSFQVTQFKLADMALEIELARNMVLKAAWLKDQARPFTKEAAFAKLFASEMAVRSCNQAIQIHGGYGYMREYGVERMLRDAKLMEIGEGTSEIQRLVIARQLGMGKQALK